One part of the Oceanihabitans sp. IOP_32 genome encodes these proteins:
- the mnmA gene encoding tRNA 2-thiouridine(34) synthase MnmA: MKRVIIGLSGGVDSSVAAYLLKEQGYEVIGLFMKNWHDDSVTISNECPWLDDSNDAMLVAEKLGIPFQTVDLSEQYKTRIVDYMFNEYKKGRTPNPDVLCNREIKFDVFMDIALELGADYVATGHYCRRGTLEKDGKDIYQLLAGVDENKDQSYFLCQLSQQQLAKSLFPIGELTKPQVRAIATTLDLITAEKKDSQGLCFIGKVKLPDFLQQQLKPKEGVIIEISKEHEIYNETLPKFLSQEDKLEHLSRKVTYAKHDGKIVGKHQGAHYFTKGQRKGLGVGGTVEPLFVIDTDVEHNIIYTGQGKNHPGLYKKALFVTNEELHWVREDLALEVGESMPVMARIRYRQALQKATLHKVDHGLYVEFDDLQSAITEGQFVAWYINDELMGSGVIS, from the coding sequence ATGAAACGAGTAATAATTGGACTTTCAGGAGGTGTAGATTCTAGTGTTGCTGCTTACTTATTAAAAGAGCAAGGTTATGAGGTAATTGGATTGTTTATGAAAAATTGGCATGACGACTCCGTTACCATATCAAATGAATGTCCGTGGTTAGACGATAGCAATGATGCGATGTTGGTTGCTGAAAAATTAGGGATTCCTTTTCAAACGGTCGATTTAAGTGAGCAGTATAAAACGCGTATTGTCGATTATATGTTTAACGAATATAAAAAAGGTCGAACCCCAAACCCTGACGTGCTATGTAATAGAGAGATTAAGTTTGATGTTTTTATGGACATTGCCTTAGAATTGGGAGCAGACTACGTGGCTACAGGTCACTATTGTAGGAGAGGCACTCTAGAGAAAGATGGAAAAGATATTTATCAACTGTTAGCTGGAGTAGATGAAAATAAAGATCAATCGTATTTTTTATGTCAATTATCACAACAGCAATTGGCAAAATCGTTATTTCCTATTGGTGAATTAACAAAACCTCAAGTTAGAGCCATTGCTACTACATTAGATTTAATTACTGCAGAGAAAAAAGATTCTCAAGGTTTATGTTTTATAGGAAAAGTAAAATTGCCAGATTTTTTACAGCAGCAATTAAAGCCAAAAGAAGGTGTTATAATTGAGATTTCAAAAGAGCATGAAATATATAACGAAACGCTTCCAAAATTTCTTAGTCAAGAAGATAAATTGGAACATTTATCTAGAAAAGTTACGTATGCCAAACACGACGGCAAAATAGTGGGTAAACACCAAGGAGCACATTATTTTACTAAAGGCCAGCGTAAAGGGCTTGGTGTTGGTGGCACAGTAGAGCCTTTATTTGTTATAGATACGGATGTGGAGCACAATATTATTTACACTGGACAAGGTAAAAATCATCCAGGTTTATATAAAAAAGCGTTGTTTGTTACTAACGAGGAATTGCATTGGGTTCGTGAAGATTTGGCTTTAGAGGTTGGTGAGTCTATGCCTGTCATGGCAAGAATTCGATATCGCCAAGCCTTGCAAAAAGCAACATTGCATAAAGTAGATCATGGGTTATATGTGGAATTCGATGACCTACAATCTGCCATTACCGAAGGTCAATTTGTGGCATGGTATATAAATG